One genomic region from Streptomyces sp. NBC_00582 encodes:
- a CDS encoding FhaA domain-containing protein codes for MGVLKKFEQRLEGLVNGTFAKVFKSEVQPVEIAGALQRECDNNATIWNRDRTVVPNDFIVELSAPDYERLSPYSGQLGDELAGMVRDYAKQQRYTFMGPIKVNLEKADDLDTGLYRVRSRTLASSSSQAAAGAPVGGAAQRPGYPPAGATAAPPMPSAPPPGAGRPGGYGYPPAAGGQRAGGGLAGAPQPGSRTRHWIEINGTRHQISRDTLVLGRSTEADVRIDDPGVSRRHCEIRTGSPSTIQDLGSTNGIVVDGQHTTRATLRDGSRIVVGSTTVIYRQAEG; via the coding sequence ATGGGAGTCCTGAAGAAGTTCGAGCAGCGTCTCGAGGGTCTGGTCAACGGCACCTTCGCCAAGGTCTTCAAGTCCGAGGTCCAGCCCGTGGAGATCGCCGGAGCGCTGCAGCGCGAGTGCGACAACAACGCGACGATCTGGAACCGCGACCGGACCGTCGTCCCCAATGACTTCATCGTGGAGCTGAGCGCGCCGGACTACGAGCGCCTCAGCCCCTACTCAGGCCAGCTCGGCGACGAGCTCGCCGGCATGGTGCGCGACTACGCCAAGCAGCAGCGCTACACCTTCATGGGGCCCATCAAGGTCAACCTGGAGAAGGCCGACGACCTCGACACCGGCCTGTACCGGGTGCGCAGCCGTACGCTCGCCTCCTCCAGCAGCCAGGCCGCCGCGGGCGCACCCGTCGGCGGGGCGGCCCAGCGCCCCGGCTACCCGCCGGCCGGCGCCACCGCCGCTCCTCCCATGCCGTCCGCGCCGCCGCCCGGCGCCGGCCGCCCCGGCGGATACGGCTATCCGCCCGCCGCCGGCGGCCAGCGCGCCGGAGGCGGACTGGCCGGAGCCCCCCAGCCCGGCTCGCGCACCCGCCACTGGATCGAGATCAACGGCACCCGCCACCAGATCTCCCGCGACACCCTCGTGCTGGGCCGCTCCACCGAGGCCGACGTGCGGATCGACGACCCCGGCGTCTCGCGCCGGCACTGCGAGATCCGGACCGGTTCGCCCTCGACGATCCAGGATCTCGGTTCCACCAACGGCATCGTGGTGGACGGGCAGCACACCACCCGCGCTACGCTCCGCGACGGCTCGCGGATCGTCGTGGGCAGCACCACCGTTATCTATAGGCAAGCCGAAGGGTGA
- a CDS encoding FHA domain-containing protein FhaB/FipA — protein sequence MSELTLTVMRLGFLAVLWLFVIVAVQVIRSDLFGTRVTQRGSRREAGRPQQAQRQQAPPQQRQQPAASGGGGRRGRNAPTKLVVSEGTLTGTTVALQGQTITLGRAHDSTIVLDDDYASSRHARIYPDRDGQWIVEDLGSTNGTYLDRTRLTTPTPIPLGSPIRIGKTVIELRK from the coding sequence ATGTCAGAGCTGACCCTCACGGTCATGCGGCTGGGTTTCCTGGCCGTACTGTGGCTGTTCGTGATCGTGGCCGTGCAGGTCATCCGCAGCGACCTGTTCGGTACGCGCGTCACTCAGCGCGGCTCACGACGGGAAGCCGGACGACCGCAGCAGGCACAGCGCCAGCAGGCGCCCCCGCAGCAGCGCCAGCAGCCCGCCGCCTCCGGCGGTGGCGGCCGTCGGGGCCGCAACGCCCCGACCAAGCTCGTCGTGTCCGAGGGCACCCTCACCGGCACGACCGTCGCGCTGCAGGGCCAGACCATCACCCTGGGCCGCGCGCACGACAGCACGATCGTGCTGGACGACGACTACGCCTCCAGCCGTCATGCCAGGATCTACCCGGACCGCGACGGCCAGTGGATCGTCGAGGACCTGGGCTCCACCAATGGCACGTATCTCGACCGAACGCGGTTGACGACCCCCACGCCGATCCCGCTGGGCTCGCCGATCCGTATCGGCAAGACCGTCATCGAGCTGCGGAAGTAG
- a CDS encoding Stp1/IreP family PP2C-type Ser/Thr phosphatase → MSLSLRFAAGSHKGMIREGNEDSGYAGPRLLAIADGMGGAAAGEVASSEAISTIVALDDDVPGSDVLTSLGTYVQRANDQLRSLVEEDPQLEGMGTTLTALLWTGQRLGLVHVGDSRAYLLRDGVLTQITQDHTWVQRLVDEGRITEEEATTHPQRSLLMRALGSGEHVEPDLSIREVRAGDRYLICSDGLSGVVSHQTLEDTLASYQGPQETVQELIQLALRGGGPDNITVIVADVLDLDTGDTLAGQLSDTPVVVGAVAETQHQLHDNGIMQTPAGRASNLGRRRHAGGGGGEFGPPGSGGDITGFIPTDGFGQYTDDDFVKPRKGRRWLKRSFYSVLTLAVIGGGLYGGWRWTQTQYYVGTNGEHLALYRGISQDLAWVSLSKVEKDHPEIELKYLPEYQQKQVQATIPEGNLNSAQKKIEELSVQASACQKQAQAGTAKTTAGSKTGSGQATGGTGTTPASLTSKASPSPTSTPNPGKPSGSSSPSPSATATPSPGPTLSEEEQKVVSRCGEQ, encoded by the coding sequence ATGAGTCTGTCACTGCGTTTCGCCGCCGGATCGCACAAGGGCATGATCCGCGAGGGCAACGAGGACTCCGGATACGCCGGTCCCCGGCTGCTCGCCATCGCCGACGGCATGGGCGGCGCCGCCGCCGGTGAGGTCGCCTCCTCCGAGGCCATCTCCACCATCGTCGCCCTCGACGACGACGTGCCCGGCTCCGACGTCCTCACCTCCCTCGGCACCTACGTCCAGCGCGCCAACGACCAACTGCGCTCCCTGGTCGAGGAGGACCCCCAGCTCGAAGGCATGGGGACCACCCTGACCGCCCTGCTGTGGACGGGCCAGCGCCTCGGTCTGGTGCACGTCGGCGACTCGCGCGCCTACCTGCTCCGGGACGGCGTACTGACCCAGATCACCCAGGACCACACCTGGGTGCAGCGGCTCGTCGACGAGGGCCGCATCACCGAGGAAGAAGCCACCACCCACCCCCAGCGCTCCCTGCTGATGCGGGCGCTCGGCAGCGGCGAGCACGTCGAACCCGATCTGTCGATCCGCGAGGTCCGGGCCGGCGACCGCTATCTGATCTGCTCCGACGGCCTGTCCGGAGTGGTCTCCCACCAGACCCTCGAGGACACCCTCGCCAGCTACCAGGGCCCGCAGGAGACCGTGCAGGAGCTGATCCAGCTCGCCCTGCGCGGCGGCGGCCCCGACAACATCACCGTCATCGTCGCCGACGTCCTCGACCTCGACACCGGCGACACCCTCGCCGGACAGCTCTCCGACACCCCGGTCGTGGTCGGCGCCGTCGCCGAGACCCAGCACCAGCTCCACGACAACGGCATCATGCAGACCCCGGCCGGCCGTGCCTCGAACCTCGGCCGCAGGCGCCACGCGGGCGGCGGGGGCGGCGAGTTCGGCCCGCCCGGCTCCGGCGGCGACATCACCGGCTTCATCCCCACCGACGGCTTCGGGCAGTACACCGACGACGACTTCGTCAAGCCGCGCAAGGGCCGCAGGTGGCTGAAGAGATCGTTCTACAGCGTCCTCACCCTCGCCGTCATCGGCGGCGGTCTCTACGGCGGCTGGCGCTGGACGCAGACCCAGTACTACGTCGGCACCAACGGCGAACACCTCGCGCTGTACCGGGGCATCAGCCAGGACCTGGCCTGGGTCTCGCTCTCGAAGGTGGAGAAGGACCACCCCGAGATCGAACTCAAGTACCTCCCGGAGTACCAGCAGAAGCAGGTCCAGGCCACCATCCCCGAGGGCAACCTGAACAGCGCCCAGAAGAAGATCGAGGAACTGTCGGTCCAGGCGTCGGCGTGCCAGAAGCAGGCGCAGGCCGGCACGGCCAAGACCACGGCCGGTTCGAAGACCGGCTCCGGCCAGGCCACCGGCGGCACGGGAACCACCCCCGCGTCCCTCACGTCCAAGGCTTCACCGAGCCCGACCTCGACCCCGAACCCGGGCAAGCCCTCGGGTTCGTCGTCCCCGTCCCCGTCCGCGACCGCCACTCCCAGCCCCGGCCCCACTCTCTCGGAGGAAGAGCAGAAGGTCGTCTCGCGGTGCGGTGAGCAGTAG
- a CDS encoding FtsW/RodA/SpoVE family cell cycle protein — MSSTTNSPTHHTSTIGSIGTPSRRNTELALLVFAVVIPVFAYANVGLAINDQVPSGLLAYGLGLGLLAGVAHLVVRKFAPYADPLLLPLATLLNGLGLVAIWRLDQSKLLQQIKQAGTAAPRQLMYTAMGIALFIVVLIFLKDHRVLQRYTYISMVGALFLLLLPLVPGLGQNIYGAKIWISVAGFSIQPGEFAKIVLAIFFAGYLMVKRDALALASRRVLGLYLPRGRDLGPIIVVWLISILILVFETDLGTSLLFFGMFVIMLYVATERTSWIVFGLLMSSVGAVGVAQFESHVQQRVQAWLDPMNEFKLSQKGVVGHSEQAMQALWAFGSGGTLGTGWGQGHSELIKFAANSDFILATFGEELGLAGIMALLLLYGLIVERGVRTALAARDPFGKLLAIGLSGAFALQVFVVAGGVMGLIPLTGMTMPFLAYGGSSVIANWALIGILIRISDTARRPAPAPASNPDAEMTQVVRPS; from the coding sequence ATGAGCAGTACTACTAATTCGCCGACGCATCACACGTCCACGATCGGCTCGATCGGCACCCCGAGCCGGCGCAACACCGAGCTCGCGCTGCTGGTGTTCGCCGTCGTGATCCCGGTCTTCGCCTACGCCAACGTGGGCCTCGCGATCAACGACCAGGTGCCGTCCGGCCTGCTGGCCTACGGCCTGGGCCTCGGCCTGCTGGCCGGCGTCGCCCATCTCGTCGTACGCAAGTTCGCGCCGTACGCCGACCCGCTGCTGCTGCCGCTGGCCACCCTGCTGAACGGCCTCGGACTCGTCGCCATCTGGAGACTGGACCAGTCGAAGCTGCTCCAGCAGATCAAGCAGGCCGGCACGGCCGCGCCCCGGCAGCTCATGTACACGGCGATGGGCATCGCGCTCTTCATCGTGGTGCTGATCTTCCTCAAGGACCACCGCGTCCTGCAGCGCTACACCTACATCTCCATGGTCGGCGCGCTCTTCCTGCTGCTGCTCCCGCTCGTCCCCGGCCTCGGCCAGAACATCTACGGCGCCAAGATCTGGATCTCGGTCGCCGGCTTCTCCATCCAGCCGGGTGAGTTCGCGAAGATCGTGCTGGCGATCTTCTTCGCCGGCTATCTGATGGTGAAGCGCGACGCGCTCGCCCTCGCCAGCCGCCGCGTCCTCGGCCTGTACCTGCCGCGCGGCCGCGACCTCGGCCCGATCATCGTGGTCTGGCTGATCTCGATCCTCATCCTGGTCTTCGAGACGGACCTCGGCACCTCGCTGCTGTTCTTCGGAATGTTCGTCATCATGCTGTACGTCGCCACCGAGCGGACCAGCTGGATCGTCTTCGGTCTGCTGATGTCCTCGGTCGGCGCGGTCGGCGTGGCCCAGTTCGAGAGCCACGTCCAGCAGCGCGTCCAGGCCTGGCTCGACCCGATGAACGAGTTCAAGCTCTCGCAGAAGGGCGTGGTCGGCCACTCCGAGCAGGCCATGCAGGCGCTGTGGGCGTTCGGCTCCGGCGGCACCCTCGGCACCGGCTGGGGCCAGGGCCACTCCGAGCTGATCAAGTTCGCCGCCAACTCCGACTTCATCCTCGCCACCTTCGGTGAGGAGCTGGGCCTCGCCGGCATCATGGCGCTGCTCCTGCTGTACGGCCTGATCGTGGAGCGCGGCGTGCGCACCGCACTCGCCGCCCGCGACCCGTTCGGCAAGCTGCTCGCCATCGGCCTCTCCGGCGCGTTCGCCCTCCAGGTGTTCGTCGTCGCCGGCGGTGTGATGGGCCTCATCCCGCTCACCGGTATGACGATGCCCTTCCTGGCGTACGGCGGTTCGTCCGTCATCGCCAACTGGGCCCTGATCGGCATCCTGATCCGGATCAGCGACACCGCGCGCCGCCCGGCCCCGGCCCCCGCCTCCAACCCCGACG